In Sphingomonas sp. LT1P40, the DNA window GGTCGGCAGTGGCGCAAGCGGCACCAGGGGCGAATTTGTCGGGCGATCTGCGGACGAACGTTGCGGACATGCTGCCGGTCGGTGGTGCGGCGGGAAGCGCGTTTGTGCCGCTGATTACGCGGACGTCGCGCGCGCTGGCGCCGCTGTCGAGTGCGGTGACGGCGCGGGCGATGCGGTTCGAGGGGAATGCGCTGGTGCTTGAACTTGATCCGGGTGAGGCGGGGCTGGCCGACCGGGTGCGCGAAGCGATGCGCGCGTCGGGGGTTGCCGCCGACGTGGTCGCGAGTGCCGACGGCGCGATCCGCGTGACGGTGCGGGCATGAGCGTGGTGCGAATCATCCGCGTGTCGGCGCTTGAGGGCTATTGGTTGCGGCTGGAAACATGGTGGAGCGGGCTGTCGGTGCGCGAGCGTTGGCTGGTTGGGACGCTTGGCGCGATCTTGACGCTGCTGATCCTGGTGTTCGGTGTCGTGAAGCCGTTGCAGGCGGCGCGGGCCGAGGCGCTGGCGGATATCCGCACCTATGAGACACTGGCGGCGCGGGTGCGGGCGGCGGGGGTGCTGACGCCGAAGGGTGCGAAGCCGCAATTGCGGGCCGGTGCGCCGGCGGACGCTGCGAGCGCGGCGGCGCGCGACGCTGGGCTGGCGGTGACCTTTGCACCCGGAGCGACCGGGCTGACCGCGCAGGTCGCCGAGGCACCCTATGAGGGCGTGGTCGGCTGGATCGCGGACGTCGAGCGGAGCACGACGCTGCGGGTGCAGCGGGTCGAATTGCTTAAGGGCAACTCGCCGGGACGGGTCAACGCGACGGTGGCATTCGCGCCATGAACGAGACGCTGATCGTAACCGAGACGCGCCCGGTGACTCTGCCGTACAGCTATGCGCGACGCAGCGGCGTGGTGTTGCACCCGGCAGCGGGCGGGCTGGAATGCCTGCATCGGCCAGGTGCGGCGCTGGACGCATTGCT includes these proteins:
- the gspM gene encoding type II secretion system protein GspM, which encodes MSVVRIIRVSALEGYWLRLETWWSGLSVRERWLVGTLGAILTLLILVFGVVKPLQAARAEALADIRTYETLAARVRAAGVLTPKGAKPQLRAGAPADAASAAARDAGLAVTFAPGATGLTAQVAEAPYEGVVGWIADVERSTTLRVQRVELLKGNSPGRVNATVAFAP